Sequence from the Balaenoptera acutorostrata chromosome 4, mBalAcu1.1, whole genome shotgun sequence genome:
GCCCTAAGCAACCCTAAGCCTGAGAAAAATGTTAACCAGGATAAATTCTATCACTACCGAGGGGAAATAAGATATTAAGTTGATAGATTCCTGATATATGTTGCCATTTATTTGAATTAATGCTCCATTAGGTATTCAGAGAGTACAGAAAGATCAGTGATGATCAGCTGGGGGTTGGCAaaggaaaacaaacccaaagcattATTTTAAGGGCTGAGGGGATTGCTTTCTTTCTTCAGACTTagagaaaaggcaaaagtatTGACAGCTAGATATGGGCcccaaggaaagaagggagactTGTCTCTGCTCAGGGTTGgggtgtgtgcgtgcatgtgtgtgtgtgtgtgtgtgtgtgtgtgtgtgcacgtgtgtgttggAAGGCAATAGTCACATGCTGGGATCCAATTGCACTCAGGCGGGTTTGGAGGACCCCTCTCAGCCTCTCTGCCTTAGGAAGGCCTGAGCAGCGACTTACTCTTTAGGGGTGTGTTGATTAACCGTGGACTTCAAGTAAAACTGTATTATGTTCAACCTCAGAAACATTTACCAAAAAATCAGGGACCATGACCTCCTGGacaaaaggaaaactgtcacAGCACTGAAAGCAGGAGAGGACCGGGCCATTCTGCTGGGACTGGCCATGATGGTGTGCTCCATCATGATGTACTTTCTGCTGGGAATCACACTCCTGCGCTCATACATGCAGAGGTAAAGCCATTGGGTGCTTGGGACTGTCTTttgtctcccttctccctcctcccacacagCTTATCAATCTTGAGGTCCTCTTCCTTACCTTCTTTCCTAAAAAGAACTttgagcagtgcctggcacatactattTGTCTATAATGTTATCtaacaataatgataaaaatagttCTATGTATAaactgcttactatgtgccagggacttgCCATACACTACTTTTTTAATTCCCACAACTATTCTATAAGTATGAATATACTcataaaaatggcaaaactgaggctcaagataGATATAATTTGCCCAGTGTCATACAGCTTTAGTGTtcggcagagccaagattcaaaacCACATCCTGTTAATTCCAGCATCCCTATTCTTGCCTCTTCACACCTCTGTCCATTCTCCACCTGCATTCCTTTCCACCACACCCCGCTCTTCCATCACCCCACAcattagtggttctcaaccgCACATTTCAACTTCCTGAGAAACTTTTAAGAATACTGACACCCAGGCCCCACCACAGTCATGCCACAGGGTCAgatttagtaggtctggagtgggaccCATTCACCAGTATCttttaaagttccccaggtgattctaataggTTGAAAAACGCTACTATGCActagctttttaaattaaagattttgaacccttcttatttaaatatttgcccTAGGTTTACTGAATATATAGAGAGGCAGTTGAATACTGAGTTGTCAAGCGCGTTCCCCCTGAGTAAGCCACATGACAAACCTCCACAGCATCTCTAGCTAACTGTGGTCCATAAATTGGACACTTTGAGCACAGGAAAGCCCAGCATTGCTATAACTAATGGGGAAGGTCTCAGAGTGCTTCAGCTTAAAGAAACGAGGCCCTTTCAAATGAAAGATTGAGGTTTCAATCCAAAAGAGAATCAAACCATTTTGTGGCATTCAATTCCCCACCTAAATTAATACTTTCATTTTAGAAGGAAAATCTAGTTGAAACACAGTAATCTGCTAAAATTAAGGCATCATCTTTCCCATTTGTGGCTGCTCTGCTCTGTTTCTCTGATGCCTTCAGCTGTGCTCCTTCTCAGTGAAAGCTCTGATGCCTCAGGCCTCAAGAGTTCACTGACTCCAAAACCGCTTTCAGATCCTCACATCTGCTTAGAACCATCTAAGACTTTTTTCCTCCTTGTATAAGCAAAATCTGACCACTCATGTCCCAGGAAAGTACAAATTGCCACACCAGAGGGGGTCAGTGCTAGTATCCTGGCTCTGGTATGAAACTGGACATGGAAAGGGGGCCCTGTCAACACATGTCCAGCAAAAAGAAGGGCTATTAATCCGCAAAGAAACTGTTTTCTGATCACTCTGGTAATCAGCTTATATCCAGAAGCAAAACATTGATTCTGGGTGTGTTACTTCCTAATCACAAATACTACCCTTGATCATAAAACTATAAATGTTTTAGAATGAAAAGCTGACCAATGGGCAGCTGgagggttggttggtttgtttgtttaatctttCTAATTGAGAGGTCCCAGGGCACTGATAAGAACCCGTTAATCTGCATATAACAACAGCCTCTTTTCCACTGtttgtggggaagaagggcaGCACCATGGAACGAGCCCGGGCAGTAGAGAAATAGAGGATTGGATGGAATTACAAtttccatcacttactagctgtgtgtccttgcaTGTATTTGATTTCTCTGACTGTCAATTCACTCAGCTTTAAAAGGAATTAATACCTAACCTATAGGGTTATTGGGAGAACAAAGAAGACAATGTAAGTAAAGCACCAGTTAGGGTGAAGGGGGATGCAATAAGTGATTGCTCTTGGTATAATCAAAAGGTGGAGTTATCTTTTCTCCCTTATTAGAAAGACCTTAAAGAAATATATCACTGTCTTTTCATCTGTCACATTGGACCTCAAGCCCCTCCACCCTTTCAccatctctcctccccttctcccttacCCCTCCTCGGCCTACAAACTGGGCAGACATTGCGAGGTGAGGACCAAGGCATGGCAGGAAGCAGCTTAAAATGCAGAAATGCAGGGTGAGTACAGGTTGTGATGTAAAAAGATGCTGCCTTATGCTTACCAGTGAATTTGATAAGGAAAAATATCTAACTTAAATCAAGCATTGGAAAAGATGATACTATATCTGATGGAAATCATTGACAAAGTTCTCAGATGCCAGGCAAAGTTTGTCTGTGTTTATATTATAGTTAGCCTAAAGCTGCTCTACTTAAAAACATACACATTAACAAATAGTTTGTATTATAGATCTGGAAGATTCTTCAGGTCAAGGAGCTGACAAATGTTCCCCTCTGATTACACCTTCTTTGCCCTTGGCATTTGGGCCTGTGCTTATTCTCCTCCTCTCTGTGTAGTGTGTGGACCGAGGAGGCTCAGTGCACCTTGCTGAATGCATCCATCACGGAAACATTTAACTGCTCCTTCAGCTGTGGTCCGGACTGCTGGAAACTCTCTCAGTACCCCTGTCTCCAAGTGTACGTTAACCTGACTTCTTCTGGAGAGAAGCTCCTTCTCTACCACACGGAAGAGACAATGAAAATCAATCAGAAGGTAGGAGCTGGACGCACACTGCATCTCGTTCACCCCCACACAGCTCCGCACcgttccatctctctctctcaagttCCCCTGCGCCAGCACTTCAAAGCAAAATGCCACTAGGAAGCAGGCCCTTCCTCATTCAGTCACAGAACTCACTACACTACTTGACTCTCTTACTtgggaaacatttattttctgtgcaAGTGGTGGTCAAATCATTCCCCAGTTTGAAATAGTGAAGATTTagcctttactttcatttagaaGGGTAAACATTATATCCTTATTGATACACAAATAGACTTAGTCTTTCAAAGCAAATGTGCAGTTTAGTCAGAGTTGTACAAGCCAAGAAAACAAGATATTTGTCATATACCTGGGAACCACGGGGTAAAACTATATTTTGCTTTTCCATGGTCATTGTCACTTCGTTCCGTGGTCTTGGAGATGTaacttaagctctctgagcctcagtatccttttctctaaaaatttaataacaatGACCATCTTGCAAGGTCATTCACTGTGAGGATTAGAACAGAGTATGGAGAGTGCTGAGCAGAGCACAGGTGAGACCTTCTACCCATGGTCACAGTATGTGTGCCTGTGCATATTTCTTCACATGTGTTATGTTCATAGAGGCTGAATTTTCCAGCACTAACATATTCAAGTCCACGTGGTGGATGCTCAATATGTATTGTATTAAAGCTGCAcataaaatttgcatttaaaaggTCTGGGATGACTAGTAAAGTGTCAGTAGAACCAACCTGCCATTATCAATTTTAAGTTAAATACATTGTGTTTTGGATTTATGGTAGCAATTTATATGGCCAGAGTACTTTCATATGCCAAGACAACCTGATACCATTCTCCAACAGGACAATTGGCTCTCGTCACCAGGATACAATTCTCACAACTCTAGCCTTTCTTGTaaaaacttttcattacaattatcAGCACTTAAATGATACAGATTATATGTATTGAAAAAAATGCAGTAGCTGCAAAGCTTGACACTAGAACATAGGATTCGTTTTGTGATATATTAACAAAAAGTAAGTAAACCCACCTTGCATTTTGGTTACAGTAACTTAAAAGAATTCTTGCAAGTATCTCTGAGGACACGATGTCTGCTCTGATTTCCTTTTGTTTGTGGTACCCACAAACAATACCAGTCCTAATCCTGTTCTACAAATATACATAGCTTAGTTCTCCCACAAAGTATACGTTTTTCAAGATCCCTGAAGTCAAGTTTTTAAATCAAAACTGACCTGTAATGATGAATGTCTGTAAAACTCTCAAATCTCCAAGGAATTGGAAATTGGCCAAAATTGAATAGGCATCAAAAAGTGGGACATATTTCCATTTTCTCGTTTTGACATTTTATCACTACAGTATGAATGCAGTATGAATGAATGCAGTATGTAAGCTATAAACCTATGAATGCAGTATGTAAGCTATAAATTGGGAGTGAACCTACCATGGAAAATCTCAGTTAAAATTTTAGGACCAGTATTCTGTCTGCTGTCAGTATGATACTAGGTCATTGTTTGGTTTATTTACCTTGTTTTTAACTGTAAAACAtgcaagaaatgaaaaagtacagCTCAAGCACTTGTTATAGAGATTCTCCCACATAACCACcatgaaagcaaagaaataaaacatatcctGCACTGCAGGAAATCAGAACCTTGCAGTTCTGGTGACTAATGTTATTaagtacattttcat
This genomic interval carries:
- the KCNMB2 gene encoding calcium-activated potassium channel subunit beta-2; the protein is MFIWTSGRTSSSYRHDEKRNIYQKIRDHDLLDKRKTVTALKAGEDRAILLGLAMMVCSIMMYFLLGITLLRSYMQSVWTEEAQCTLLNASITETFNCSFSCGPDCWKLSQYPCLQVYVNLTSSGEKLLLYHTEETMKINQKCSYIPKCGKNFEESMSLVNVVMENFRKYQHFSCYSDPEGNQKSVILTKLYSSNVLFHSLFWPTCMMAGGVAIVAMVKLTQYLSLLCERIQQINR